From Paracoccus suum, the proteins below share one genomic window:
- a CDS encoding ATP-dependent helicase: MSGYDDNDAFEAAVAAAQAPRVPLSQRATGVAAARPAADYMAGLNAAQCAAVEALDGPVLLLAGAGTGKTRALTTRIAHLIAMGRARPGDILAVTFTNKAAREMKERIARLMGETVEGMPWLGTFHSISVKILRRHAELVGSGTMHLKPSFTILDTDDQLRLLKQLIAAENIDEKRWPARMLAGLIDGWKNRALTPSRVPPGESHAYDGRGAALYAAYQERLIALNAVDFGDLLLHCVTIFQAHPDILARWQQRFSYILVDEYQDTNAAQYLWLRLLAQAHRNICCVGDDDQSIYGWRGAEVGNILRFEQDFPGAQVIRLEQNYRSTPHILAAASGLIASNKGRLGKTLWTEAEGGERVRLIGHWDSEAEARWIGEEIEAFHGGHRAAVGKRDLNDIAILVRATHQMRAFEDRFLSIGLPYRVIGGPRFYERQEIRDALAYFRLAVSPADDLAFERVVNVPKRGLGEKAVQTIQREARERGLSLLEGAAAAVQAGALSGKAAAGLREFVQGMGRWHADAIDSQSSHVELAERILDESGYTAMWQNDRSPDAPGRLDNLKELVKALEGFENLQGFLEHIALVMDAAEGEQSDEVSIMTLHAAKGLEFPVVFLPGWEDGLFPSQRSMDESGLKGLEEERRLAYVGITRAEDLATISFAGNRRMYGQWQSSLPSRFVDELPEDHVEVLTPPGLYGGGFGAAMAQAGTTSMHERAARADVYNSPGWKRMQDRAAERAAPVHRTPIVIDAEPGARFSVGDRVTHPKFGEGEIMGIAEDTLTVQFEAGFKTVKAAYVQMAGEVGDDVPF; this comes from the coding sequence ATGAGCGGATATGACGACAACGATGCCTTCGAGGCGGCGGTAGCCGCGGCCCAAGCCCCGCGGGTGCCCTTGTCCCAGCGGGCGACGGGGGTCGCGGCCGCGCGTCCGGCCGCCGATTACATGGCCGGTCTCAACGCTGCCCAATGCGCGGCGGTCGAGGCGCTGGACGGGCCCGTCCTGCTGCTGGCGGGCGCCGGCACGGGCAAGACCCGCGCCCTGACCACCCGCATCGCCCATCTGATCGCCATGGGCCGCGCACGCCCGGGGGACATCCTGGCGGTGACCTTTACCAACAAGGCCGCGCGCGAAATGAAAGAGCGCATCGCCCGCCTGATGGGCGAGACAGTCGAGGGGATGCCATGGCTCGGCACATTTCACTCGATCAGCGTCAAGATCCTGCGCCGCCATGCCGAACTGGTCGGCAGCGGGACGATGCACCTGAAGCCCAGCTTCACCATCCTCGATACCGACGATCAGCTGCGCCTGCTCAAGCAACTGATCGCGGCCGAGAATATCGATGAAAAGCGCTGGCCGGCGCGGATGCTCGCCGGGCTGATCGACGGCTGGAAGAACCGGGCGTTAACCCCCTCGCGCGTGCCCCCGGGCGAAAGCCACGCCTATGACGGCCGAGGCGCAGCGCTGTATGCTGCCTATCAAGAGCGGCTGATTGCCCTCAACGCGGTCGATTTCGGTGATCTGCTGCTGCATTGCGTGACCATCTTCCAAGCCCATCCCGACATACTGGCGCGCTGGCAGCAGCGGTTCAGCTATATCCTGGTGGACGAGTATCAGGACACCAATGCCGCCCAGTATCTGTGGTTGCGGCTGTTGGCGCAGGCGCATCGCAATATCTGCTGCGTTGGCGATGACGACCAGTCGATCTATGGCTGGCGCGGGGCCGAGGTCGGAAACATCCTGCGCTTCGAGCAGGATTTCCCCGGCGCGCAGGTCATCCGGCTGGAGCAGAACTATCGCTCGACCCCGCATATCCTCGCCGCCGCCTCGGGGCTGATCGCGTCCAACAAGGGCCGCCTCGGCAAGACCCTGTGGACCGAGGCCGAGGGAGGTGAGCGCGTGCGCCTGATCGGTCACTGGGACAGCGAAGCCGAGGCGCGTTGGATCGGCGAGGAGATCGAGGCTTTTCACGGCGGCCACCGCGCTGCCGTCGGCAAGCGCGACCTGAACGACATTGCGATCCTCGTGCGCGCCACCCACCAGATGCGCGCTTTCGAGGACCGCTTCCTGTCCATCGGTCTGCCCTATCGCGTCATCGGCGGCCCGCGCTTTTACGAGCGCCAGGAAATCCGCGACGCGCTGGCTTATTTCCGCCTCGCCGTGAGCCCGGCCGACGATCTGGCGTTCGAGCGGGTGGTGAACGTGCCCAAGCGTGGCCTTGGCGAAAAGGCGGTGCAGACCATCCAGCGTGAGGCCCGCGAGCGCGGGCTGTCGCTGCTGGAGGGGGCGGCTGCCGCCGTGCAGGCCGGGGCGCTGTCCGGCAAGGCGGCGGCTGGGCTGCGCGAATTCGTGCAGGGCATGGGCCGCTGGCATGCCGATGCCATCGACAGTCAGTCCAGCCATGTCGAGCTGGCCGAACGGATCCTCGACGAATCGGGCTATACCGCGATGTGGCAAAACGACCGCTCGCCCGACGCCCCCGGCCGCCTCGACAACCTCAAGGAACTGGTCAAGGCGCTGGAAGGATTCGAGAACCTTCAGGGTTTTCTGGAACATATCGCGCTGGTCATGGACGCCGCCGAGGGCGAGCAGTCCGACGAGGTCAGCATCATGACCCTGCACGCCGCCAAGGGGTTAGAGTTTCCGGTCGTATTCCTGCCCGGTTGGGAGGACGGCCTGTTCCCCTCGCAACGCAGCATGGACGAGAGCGGGCTGAAGGGCCTCGAGGAGGAGCGGCGGCTCGCCTATGTCGGCATCACCCGGGCCGAAGACCTGGCGACCATCAGCTTTGCCGGCAACCGGCGGATGTATGGCCAGTGGCAGTCGTCGCTGCCCTCGCGCTTTGTCGATGAGTTGCCCGAGGATCATGTCGAGGTGCTGACCCCGCCTGGCCTTTATGGCGGCGGCTTCGGCGCGGCGATGGCGCAGGCCGGCACGACCTCGATGCACGAGCGCGCGGCCCGGGCCGACGTCTACAACTCGCCCGGCTGGAAGCGGATGCAGGACCGCGCCGCCGAGCGCGCCGCGCCGGTGCATCGCACCCCGATCGTGATCGATGCCGAGCCGGGCGCGCGCTTTTCAGTCGGTGACCGGGTCACGCATCCCAAGTTCGGCGAGGGCGAGATCATGGGCATCGCCGAAGATACGCTGACGGTCCAGTTCGAGGCTGGCTTCAAGACCGTTAAGGCTGCCTATGTGCAGATGGCAGGCGAGGTCGGCGATGACGTTCCGTTCTAG
- a CDS encoding 23S rRNA (adenine(2030)-N(6))-methyltransferase RlmJ: MLSYQHAYHAGNAADLHKHALLAWMLDYLTVKPKPLSYLETHAGRALYDLAGPEALRTGEAEAGITRALARGWLAVDHPLARAIAATRAQHGATAYPGSPMIAAHLLRRTDPIHLAELHPAEAEALNRTMGRRAHVHLEDGFAMANRLAPPEPRRGLLLIDPSWEVKADYARMPAFVDRIARKWNVGVIALWYPLLAEARHAEMLDSLAAAHPDALRHELAFPPAREGHGMIGSGMFVVNPPYGLAEEAARLTACIA; encoded by the coding sequence ATGCTGTCCTATCAACATGCCTACCACGCCGGAAATGCCGCCGATCTCCACAAGCATGCGCTGCTGGCGTGGATGCTGGACTACCTGACAGTCAAGCCAAAACCGCTCAGCTATCTGGAAACCCATGCCGGGCGCGCGTTGTATGACCTGGCCGGCCCCGAGGCCCTCCGGACCGGCGAGGCCGAGGCTGGCATAACCCGCGCCCTGGCGCGCGGTTGGCTGGCCGTAGATCACCCGCTGGCCCGGGCCATCGCCGCCACCCGCGCGCAGCATGGCGCGACTGCCTATCCCGGCTCGCCCATGATCGCCGCGCATCTGTTGCGGCGCACCGATCCGATCCACTTGGCCGAACTGCACCCGGCCGAGGCCGAGGCCCTGAACCGCACCATGGGCCGCCGCGCGCATGTGCATCTCGAGGACGGCTTTGCCATGGCAAATCGCCTGGCCCCGCCCGAGCCGCGGCGCGGGCTGCTGCTGATCGACCCGAGTTGGGAGGTCAAGGCGGACTACGCCCGCATGCCCGCCTTTGTCGACCGCATCGCCCGCAAGTGGAATGTCGGCGTGATCGCGCTGTGGTACCCACTTCTGGCGGAAGCCCGTCATGCCGAGATGCTGGACAGTCTTGCCGCCGCGCACCCCGACGCCCTGCGCCACGAACTGGCCTTTCCGCCGGCTCGCGAAGGCCACGGCATGATCGGCTCGGGGATGTTCGTCGTGAACCCGCCCTATGGGCTGGCGGAGGAAGCGGCGCGGCTGACTGCCTGCATCGCCTGA
- a CDS encoding DUF1127 domain-containing protein → MSAFDQNIAHTAQHGVASRVSVMLENLRVARARRSIYRQTVRELGALSDRDLADLGLSRGSIRQVARDAADGLAL, encoded by the coding sequence ATGTCCGCGTTTGACCAGAATATCGCCCACACCGCCCAGCATGGCGTCGCCTCGCGCGTCAGCGTCATGCTCGAGAACCTGCGGGTCGCCCGTGCACGTCGTTCGATCTATCGCCAGACAGTGCGTGAGCTTGGTGCGCTGAGCGATCGCGACCTCGCCGACCTCGGCCTCAGCCGTGGCTCGATCCGGCAGGTTGCCCGCGACGCCGCCGACGGCCTCGCCCTCTGA
- a CDS encoding Mrp/NBP35 family ATP-binding protein, translating into MTISRDEVMAVLDQIAVEGGGTLASRDLVRALSVEGGAVRFVIEVPDAAAATAMQPAEAEARARLEALAGVSQVSIVTTAPTVRESGRGAAPDLKIGRHPTPQTGPEPVPGVGRILVVGSGKGGVGKSTLTANLAVALARQGRRVGLLDADIYGPSQPRMMGVSGRPEAPDGKTMQPLVGHGVKVMSLGLLVPDGQAIVWRGPMLMGAMQQMLGQVAWAPLDVLLIDLPPGTGDVQLTLCQKTRLDGAIIVSTPQDVALIDARRAVDMFRRLGTPILGLVENMASYCCPNCNHVTHPFGHGGVRDEAARMGSPFLGEIPLDLDVRMSGDRGVPVAAGEGPIADAYAHLARGLITSGAA; encoded by the coding sequence ATGACGATCAGCCGCGACGAGGTGATGGCCGTGCTTGATCAGATCGCGGTCGAAGGGGGCGGCACGCTCGCCTCGCGTGATCTGGTGCGCGCACTGTCCGTAGAGGGCGGCGCGGTCCGCTTTGTGATCGAGGTGCCAGACGCCGCGGCGGCAACCGCCATGCAACCGGCCGAGGCCGAGGCCCGCGCCCGGCTAGAGGCGCTGGCGGGCGTTTCGCAGGTCAGCATTGTGACCACCGCCCCTACCGTGCGCGAATCCGGACGCGGCGCGGCGCCCGACCTCAAGATCGGCCGCCACCCGACCCCGCAGACGGGTCCCGAGCCCGTGCCGGGCGTCGGTCGCATTTTGGTCGTCGGCTCAGGCAAGGGCGGGGTCGGCAAGTCGACGCTGACCGCCAACCTCGCCGTTGCTCTGGCGCGGCAGGGGCGGCGGGTGGGGCTGCTGGACGCGGACATCTATGGCCCGTCGCAGCCGCGCATGATGGGCGTATCTGGTCGGCCCGAGGCGCCGGACGGCAAGACCATGCAGCCGCTAGTCGGGCATGGCGTCAAGGTGATGTCGCTTGGGCTGCTGGTGCCCGACGGGCAGGCCATCGTCTGGCGCGGCCCGATGCTGATGGGTGCGATGCAGCAGATGCTGGGGCAGGTGGCCTGGGCCCCGCTGGACGTGCTGCTGATTGACCTGCCGCCGGGGACCGGCGACGTGCAACTGACGCTGTGCCAGAAGACTCGACTGGACGGCGCGATCATCGTCTCCACCCCACAGGACGTGGCCCTGATCGACGCGCGTCGCGCTGTGGACATGTTCCGCCGCCTCGGCACCCCGATCCTCGGCCTGGTCGAGAACATGGCCAGCTACTGCTGCCCGAACTGCAACCACGTCACCCACCCCTTCGGCCACGGTGGCGTGCGCGACGAGGCGGCCCGCATGGGCTCGCCCTTCCTGGGGGAGATCCCGCTGGACCTGGATGTGCGGATGTCGGGTGACCGCGGCGTGCCGGTCGCGGCAGGCGAGGGACCGATTGCCGATGCCTATGCGCATCTGGCGCGCGGGCTGATTACTTCAGGTGCCGCGTAA
- a CDS encoding FtsB family cell division protein: MTQSRLSISALVIFALMLLMGLYFAFAAVQGPSGILRRVQLDAETRELEAERDRLQAEVDRMANLTRRLSNDYLDLELLDQQAREVLGLARADEVVVPEANR; this comes from the coding sequence ATGACCCAGTCCCGCCTATCGATCAGCGCCCTCGTGATTTTTGCCCTCATGCTGCTGATGGGGCTCTACTTCGCCTTCGCTGCGGTGCAGGGCCCGTCGGGCATCCTGAGGCGCGTCCAGCTGGACGCCGAGACCCGTGAGCTGGAGGCCGAGCGTGACCGCCTGCAGGCAGAGGTGGATCGCATGGCGAACCTGACTCGGCGGCTGTCGAACGACTATCTCGACCTGGAACTCCTGGACCAGCAGGCGCGCGAGGTACTGGGCCTCGCCCGCGCCGACGAAGTTGTCGTACCAGAGGCGAACCGGTAG
- a CDS encoding Hint domain-containing protein gives MTTGPAQIAYGGFLGLLGSASDIDATINVDQSAGAQNISIEFHRSLLGAILPDPLNTEWDLYTLTEVSDPGNVGSAVLGNGTGDTDALQPDGTSLTNRNDWQHDTFKFTFDTSAQAWKDLAIGESLTVEYRVDAVEYGAIGGGTDELTIKLTFVKTCFTADSLILMADGTERRAGDINVGDMIATVDNGARPVRWVGKTVVAGAELEHFPSWKPVIIRAGALGGGLPASDLQVSQLHRVVVRGAVARQHFDSNEVLVAARFLTALDGVEIVEDASHVDYVHFMFDRHEIITANGVQSESFCVSPLSRNQVGAAQLVELEAFFPDLAAIVRTGRQDLVRPVARGPLAEKIIAGHRTQGIALQ, from the coding sequence ATGACGACAGGACCCGCGCAAATCGCCTATGGCGGATTTCTCGGTTTATTGGGCAGCGCAAGCGACATCGATGCGACGATCAACGTCGATCAGAGCGCCGGCGCGCAGAACATCTCGATTGAATTTCACCGTTCGCTGCTTGGCGCGATCTTGCCCGATCCGCTGAACACCGAATGGGACCTGTACACCCTGACCGAGGTTTCGGACCCGGGGAACGTCGGCTCTGCCGTCCTCGGTAACGGCACGGGCGATACGGACGCCCTGCAGCCTGACGGGACGAGCCTGACCAACCGTAACGACTGGCAGCACGACACCTTCAAGTTCACCTTCGACACCTCGGCCCAGGCTTGGAAGGACTTGGCCATCGGCGAGAGCCTGACGGTCGAATACCGGGTCGACGCGGTAGAATATGGTGCCATCGGCGGCGGCACGGATGAGTTGACCATCAAACTGACCTTCGTGAAGACCTGCTTCACTGCAGACAGTTTGATCCTCATGGCCGACGGGACCGAGCGCCGCGCCGGTGACATCAACGTCGGGGACATGATCGCGACCGTCGACAATGGCGCGCGCCCTGTGCGCTGGGTCGGCAAGACGGTCGTCGCAGGTGCCGAGCTGGAGCACTTCCCCAGCTGGAAGCCGGTCATTATCCGCGCAGGTGCGCTGGGCGGCGGCCTGCCGGCGAGCGACCTGCAAGTCTCGCAACTGCACCGGGTCGTGGTGCGCGGCGCGGTGGCGCGGCAGCATTTCGACAGCAATGAGGTGCTGGTCGCCGCGCGCTTCCTGACGGCGCTTGACGGGGTCGAGATCGTCGAGGACGCCAGCCACGTCGACTACGTCCACTTCATGTTCGACCGCCACGAGATCATCACCGCCAACGGTGTGCAGAGCGAAAGCTTCTGTGTCTCGCCGCTGTCGCGCAACCAGGTGGGCGCGGCCCAGCTGGTCGAGCTGGAAGCCTTTTTCCCCGACCTTGCGGCGATCGTTCGCACCGGCCGGCAGGATCTGGTTCGTCCCGTCGCGCGCGGCCCGCTGGCCGAAAAGATCATCGCGGGCCACCGGACCCAGGGAATCGCGCTGCAATAA